The Blautia hydrogenotrophica DSM 10507 genome window below encodes:
- a CDS encoding DUF2304 domain-containing protein — MSFKLQIIIALIILAGLIVLVNLIRKNKLELKYALSWIFLGAGILIFDLFPGLTSFLASLLGIEVPINMLFFLGFCFSLLIIFSLTVAVSRLSRRVTKLTQELALLSKKLEDSQNTANKTN; from the coding sequence ATGAGTTTCAAGCTACAGATTATCATCGCCCTAATCATACTCGCGGGATTAATTGTACTAGTCAATCTCATTCGAAAAAATAAATTGGAATTAAAATATGCTCTCTCCTGGATTTTTCTGGGAGCGGGAATCCTGATTTTTGATCTGTTTCCCGGTTTGACCAGCTTTCTGGCATCGCTTCTGGGCATAGAAGTTCCCATTAACATGCTGTTCTTTCTGGGCTTTTGCTTTTCTTTGCTCATTATCTTTTCCCTCACTGTAGCAGTCTCCCGCCTTTCTAGACGGGTCACTAAGCTCACACAGGAACTAGCGCTTCTGAGCAAAAAACTGGAAGACTCTCAAAACACAGCGAACAAAACCAATTGA
- a CDS encoding glutamine synthetase family protein translates to MKYSKEEVMQYVLEEDVKFIRLAFCDVFGRQKNISILPEELSRAFQYGIAFDASSIAGFGDETHSDLFLHPEPETLRLLPWRPEHGRVVQIFCHISYPDGTPFECDTRSFLKKAIEDARTAGYQFFFGAEQEFYLFQLDEKGCPTKTPYDKAGYMDIAPDDKGENIRREICLTLEQMGIRPESSHHEAGPGQNEIDFRYSDALTAADQTMLFRTITKIVSYRNGLSADFTPKPLPVEPGNGFHINISIQPDETFSNLGHVIGGILEKIREMTVFFNFTENSYQRFGNNKAPMYISWAGENRSQLIRIPATFGEYRRAELRSPDPLANPYLSFALLIYAGLYGLQNNSELPAAADINLFQTDVEALAKFEKLPETLASAKSAALKSPFIKRYVPAAILSAYCEN, encoded by the coding sequence ATGAAGTATTCAAAGGAAGAGGTTATGCAGTATGTTCTGGAAGAAGACGTAAAGTTTATCCGCCTCGCTTTCTGCGATGTATTCGGCAGACAGAAAAACATTTCCATTCTCCCAGAAGAGCTCTCCCGCGCGTTTCAGTACGGAATTGCCTTTGACGCTTCTTCTATCGCAGGCTTTGGGGACGAAACCCATTCCGACCTTTTCCTCCATCCGGAACCTGAGACTTTAAGACTCCTCCCCTGGAGGCCAGAGCACGGCCGGGTAGTCCAGATTTTCTGTCATATTTCCTACCCAGACGGCACGCCCTTCGAATGCGACACACGTAGCTTTCTGAAAAAAGCGATAGAAGACGCGAGAACAGCCGGGTATCAGTTTTTCTTTGGTGCAGAACAGGAATTCTATCTATTCCAGCTTGACGAAAAGGGCTGTCCCACCAAAACTCCCTATGACAAAGCAGGATATATGGATATTGCCCCCGACGACAAAGGAGAGAATATACGCCGGGAAATCTGTCTTACTCTGGAGCAGATGGGGATTCGCCCTGAGAGCTCTCACCATGAAGCAGGGCCCGGACAGAATGAAATTGATTTCCGCTACTCCGATGCTCTCACCGCGGCAGATCAGACCATGCTCTTTCGAACAATCACAAAAATCGTTTCCTACCGCAATGGCCTTTCAGCAGATTTCACACCGAAGCCCCTTCCGGTCGAGCCGGGAAACGGCTTCCATATCAATATTTCCATACAGCCTGATGAGACTTTTTCCAATCTCGGTCATGTTATCGGCGGAATCTTGGAAAAAATTCGGGAAATGACTGTTTTCTTTAATTTTACAGAAAATTCCTATCAGCGTTTCGGCAACAATAAGGCCCCCATGTATATTTCCTGGGCCGGAGAGAACCGCTCGCAACTCATTCGAATTCCGGCTACTTTCGGAGAATATCGCCGTGCGGAGCTTCGTTCCCCTGACCCACTGGCGAACCCGTATCTATCCTTTGCCCTACTGATCTACGCTGGTCTTTACGGACTCCAAAACAACTCCGAGCTTCCTGCCGCCGCGGATATCAATCTTTTCCAGACGGACGTTGAAGCTTTGGCAAAGTTTGAAAAACTTCCTGAAACCTTGGCATCCGCTAAAAGTGCCGCCCTTAAAAGCCCTTTTATAAAGAGGTATGTCCCTGCGGCCATTCTTAGCGCTTACTGTGAAAACTAA
- a CDS encoding RluA family pseudouridine synthase: MERIFHYTITKTQEGITIYDFLRSLGYSRSLLLHLKRSPQGILRNGQNTFGSVLLQEGDCLDIRLVENISSQNIPPTPMELKILYEDEDILVLNKPADTPIHPSMGNYENTLANGVAHYYQSQGISFVYRCINRLDRDTTGALILAKHAYSAALLSAAMQRREIHRTYLALVQGLCPECGVIDAPIARKDASVIEREVNLRTGAPALTRYECLAFHQGLSLVQLRLETGRTHQIRVHMKYLGYPLLGDYLYNPDYSRIGRVSLHSYQLDFCHPITDKPLCLTAPVPKDFLQAWE, translated from the coding sequence ATGGAACGGATTTTTCACTATACGATCACAAAAACACAAGAAGGAATCACTATCTATGATTTTCTGCGCTCCTTGGGGTATTCCCGCAGCCTCCTGTTGCATTTAAAAAGATCTCCTCAGGGAATTCTGCGCAATGGGCAAAACACCTTCGGCAGTGTTCTGCTTCAGGAAGGAGACTGCCTGGATATCCGCCTGGTGGAGAACATTTCCTCCCAGAATATCCCACCTACTCCCATGGAATTGAAAATCCTCTATGAAGACGAAGATATTTTAGTCTTGAACAAACCCGCTGACACTCCCATCCATCCTTCCATGGGAAATTATGAAAATACTCTCGCTAATGGTGTGGCCCATTATTACCAAAGCCAGGGAATATCCTTTGTCTACCGCTGTATCAACCGTCTGGACCGCGATACCACCGGCGCCCTGATTCTTGCCAAACACGCCTACAGTGCAGCGCTTCTGTCCGCAGCTATGCAACGGCGAGAGATTCACCGCACCTATCTGGCCTTGGTCCAAGGTCTCTGCCCAGAATGCGGGGTTATCGACGCACCGATCGCCAGAAAGGACGCTTCTGTCATAGAACGGGAAGTCAACCTTCGCACAGGAGCACCTGCCCTCACCCGCTACGAATGTCTCGCTTTCCATCAGGGACTCTCCCTGGTTCAGCTTCGCCTTGAAACCGGCAGAACTCACCAGATTCGCGTGCACATGAAGTATCTAGGCTATCCTCTGCTGGGAGACTATTTATATAACCCGGACTACAGCCGTATCGGACGCGTATCTTTGCACTCCTACCAGTTGGATTTCTGCCACCCAATCACGGACAAACCCCTCTGCCTTACGGCTCCTGTCCCGAAAGACTTTCTTCAAGCTTGGGAGTAA
- the asnB gene encoding asparagine synthase B: protein MCSIMGYCGSSAAYDVFLEGFQRTISRGPDDTRIVDTGKGFLGFHRLAIMGLSDSGMQPFELDGSYVVCNGEIYGFEKWREKLRKKGYAFQSGSDCEILLPMYREYGVEMFRMLDAEFACIFYDGKSGEYLAARDPIGIRPLYYGYNKEGVLLLASEAKNLVGLVEKIMPFPPGHYYKGGRFIPYRDITAVKKICRDDLETVCQKIHDKLIAGVEKRMVSDAKIGFLLSGGLDSSLVCAIAAKKSKKPIRTFAIGMKEDAIDLKYARQAAAHIGSEHREIYMTPQEVFSSLEELIYLLGTYDITTIRASVGMYLCCKAIHERTDVRVILTGEISDELFGYKYTDFAPDAQAFQKESEKRIRELHMYDVLRADRCISVNSLEARVPFGDLDFVEYVMSVDPEKKQNVYGKGKYLLRHAFEKDGYLPDEILWREKAAFSDAVGHSMVDHLKTYADSHYTDEEFELRARKYDYARPFTKESLLYREIFEKYYPGQAQMIAGFWMPNKTWKGCDVNDPSARVLSNYGESGR from the coding sequence ATGTGTTCCATTATGGGTTATTGCGGCAGCAGCGCCGCTTATGATGTTTTTTTGGAAGGATTTCAACGGACGATATCCAGAGGGCCGGACGATACTAGGATTGTGGATACCGGCAAGGGGTTTTTGGGATTTCATCGGCTTGCGATTATGGGGCTTAGCGATTCGGGGATGCAGCCTTTTGAGCTAGATGGCAGCTATGTGGTCTGCAACGGCGAGATTTATGGCTTTGAGAAATGGAGAGAGAAGCTGAGAAAAAAAGGGTATGCTTTTCAGAGTGGAAGCGACTGTGAAATCCTTCTTCCGATGTACCGGGAATATGGGGTGGAAATGTTCAGAATGCTGGACGCGGAGTTTGCCTGTATTTTTTATGACGGGAAGTCAGGGGAATACCTGGCTGCCCGTGATCCCATAGGGATTCGTCCTCTATATTATGGATATAATAAAGAAGGAGTGCTTTTGTTGGCTAGCGAGGCGAAAAATCTCGTAGGCCTTGTGGAAAAAATCATGCCGTTCCCACCCGGACATTACTATAAAGGTGGCAGGTTTATCCCTTACCGGGATATCACGGCAGTAAAGAAAATCTGTCGGGATGATCTGGAGACGGTTTGCCAGAAGATCCATGATAAGCTGATCGCCGGTGTAGAGAAGAGAATGGTTTCTGACGCCAAAATAGGCTTTCTGCTTTCAGGGGGCCTGGATTCTTCTTTAGTGTGCGCGATTGCGGCGAAAAAGAGCAAAAAGCCTATCAGGACTTTCGCCATCGGTATGAAAGAAGACGCGATTGATCTGAAATATGCCAGACAGGCGGCCGCTCATATCGGAAGCGAACACAGAGAAATCTATATGACCCCGCAGGAGGTATTTTCCTCTTTGGAGGAGTTGATTTATCTTCTTGGTACCTATGATATCACGACGATCCGAGCCAGTGTGGGCATGTATTTGTGCTGCAAGGCGATTCACGAACGGACAGACGTGAGGGTGATTTTGACCGGGGAGATTTCAGACGAACTGTTCGGCTATAAATATACGGACTTTGCACCGGACGCTCAGGCGTTTCAGAAGGAATCAGAAAAAAGAATCCGGGAACTTCACATGTACGATGTGCTGCGGGCGGACCGCTGTATTAGCGTGAACTCTCTGGAAGCCAGAGTTCCTTTTGGCGATCTGGATTTCGTAGAGTATGTCATGTCGGTAGATCCTGAAAAAAAGCAGAATGTCTATGGAAAGGGAAAGTATCTGCTTCGGCATGCTTTTGAAAAAGACGGGTATCTGCCAGATGAGATTTTATGGAGAGAAAAAGCTGCGTTTTCTGACGCGGTAGGCCATTCCATGGTGGATCATTTAAAGACTTACGCTGACAGCCACTATACCGATGAAGAATTTGAACTTCGGGCCCGGAAATACGATTACGCCCGCCCGTTTACAAAAGAGTCCTTGCTTTACCGAGAGATTTTTGAAAAGTATTATCCCGGACAGGCGCAGATGATCGCGGGCTTTTGGATGCCGAACAAAACTTGGAAAGGGTGCGATGTGAACGATCCTTCCGCCCGCGTTCTCTCAAACTATGGAGAGAGTGGAAGATAA
- a CDS encoding glycosyltransferase family 4 protein, protein MNQSYCIFAAQYFPHLGGVERYTYHLAKELTARGDRVVIVTSNVQRLSSYECMDGIPVYRFPCLNLLDGRFPVLKPTGDFFKIHRQLKHQRFDKVIVNTRFYPHSLYGVLFGKIRGTKTVVIDHGSSHLTVHNPFWDTVGGWYEHLFTKILQLFCQDYYGVSQASVRWLKHFHIRAKGTLYNAIDLKEIQARLDKPKRDFRKECQIPNHASVITFTGRLLREKGLLPLTQAFSQLQKIYPDTYLCIAGDGDLEQELRAIDDSHMKILGRLDAGEIIDLLRITDIFCLPSVSEGFSTSLLEAAACGNYIVVTDTACPYELLPDHTGGTILRELSASAIADGLCHALEHPKERQTAIKNTYQKLTENFTWDIVTDKVQAL, encoded by the coding sequence ATGAATCAATCTTACTGCATTTTTGCCGCTCAGTATTTCCCTCATCTGGGCGGCGTGGAACGATATACTTACCACCTGGCCAAAGAGTTGACTGCGCGGGGAGACCGTGTGGTGATTGTCACGTCCAATGTACAGCGACTCTCCTCCTACGAATGTATGGATGGAATTCCCGTCTATCGCTTTCCTTGTCTCAATCTTCTGGATGGCCGTTTTCCCGTGCTGAAACCTACAGGTGATTTTTTCAAAATACACCGACAGTTAAAGCACCAACGCTTTGACAAAGTAATTGTCAACACGCGTTTTTATCCTCACTCTCTCTACGGAGTTCTGTTTGGAAAAATCCGAGGGACAAAAACCGTCGTCATTGATCACGGTTCCAGCCACCTGACCGTGCACAATCCGTTTTGGGACACCGTTGGCGGCTGGTATGAGCATCTATTCACAAAGATCCTTCAGCTCTTCTGTCAAGACTACTATGGTGTCTCCCAGGCCAGCGTACGCTGGCTGAAGCACTTTCACATCCGCGCAAAGGGCACACTATACAACGCCATTGACTTAAAGGAAATACAAGCCCGCCTGGACAAACCAAAACGAGATTTTCGCAAGGAATGTCAGATTCCAAATCACGCTTCCGTGATCACATTCACAGGCAGGCTGTTGCGGGAAAAGGGACTTCTCCCTTTGACCCAGGCTTTTTCACAGCTTCAGAAAATCTATCCCGATACTTATCTTTGTATCGCTGGAGACGGTGATCTGGAACAAGAACTGAGGGCTATAGATGATTCCCACATGAAAATCTTAGGGAGACTGGATGCGGGAGAGATCATCGACCTGCTGCGAATCACAGACATCTTCTGTCTTCCTTCCGTATCGGAGGGCTTCTCTACCTCCCTGCTAGAAGCCGCCGCCTGTGGAAATTATATTGTCGTCACCGATACTGCCTGTCCTTACGAATTGCTTCCTGATCACACCGGTGGAACAATTCTAAGAGAACTCAGCGCTTCCGCTATCGCTGACGGCCTATGTCACGCCTTGGAACATCCAAAAGAACGGCAAACTGCTATCAAAAACACCTATCAAAAACTGACTGAAAACTTTACCTGGGACATTGTCACCGACAAAGTTCAGGCACTTTAA
- a CDS encoding glycosyltransferase family 2 protein gives MRTLVIIPAYNEESNIKKTIEKLKEYHQNFDYIVINDCSTDHTRKICEQYQYNHINLPINLGIGGAVQTGYLYAWENDYDAAVQVDGDGQHDPAYLKEMVKVMEEQQAAMVIGSRFIRKEGFQSSFTRRLGIRYFTWLIRLLTHQTITDPTSGLRLVNREVIELFARHYPKDYPEPESTVCILRRQKKVVEIPVMMQKRTGGVSSISPGKSIYYMIKVTLAILIERIRH, from the coding sequence ATGAGAACCTTAGTCATCATCCCCGCTTACAACGAGGAATCAAATATTAAGAAAACTATAGAAAAATTAAAAGAATATCACCAGAATTTCGACTACATTGTCATAAATGACTGTTCCACCGATCATACCAGAAAGATCTGTGAGCAATATCAATATAACCACATTAATCTCCCGATCAATCTGGGAATCGGCGGTGCGGTTCAGACAGGTTATCTCTATGCCTGGGAGAACGATTACGATGCGGCTGTTCAAGTGGACGGCGATGGCCAGCATGACCCCGCCTATCTAAAAGAAATGGTAAAAGTTATGGAAGAACAGCAGGCAGCTATGGTAATAGGCTCCCGTTTTATCCGTAAAGAAGGATTTCAGTCCTCCTTTACAAGACGGCTGGGAATCCGATATTTCACCTGGCTGATTCGTCTTCTGACACATCAGACAATCACGGACCCCACCTCTGGATTGCGGCTAGTAAATCGTGAAGTCATAGAGCTGTTCGCCCGCCACTATCCTAAGGACTATCCTGAACCTGAAAGCACTGTCTGTATTCTGAGAAGACAAAAGAAAGTCGTAGAAATTCCTGTGATGATGCAAAAGAGAACCGGTGGTGTCTCTTCAATCTCCCCTGGTAAATCCATCTATTATATGATTAAAGTTACCCTGGCTATTTTGATTGAACGAATTCGCCACTGA
- a CDS encoding glutamine synthetase III, with protein MRTVSEYFGSLVFDDREMRAALTAEVYASLRKTIDEGRKLDITVANAVAFAMKDWALSKGATHFTHWFQPLTGITAEKHDSFIMPAPDGGVIMEFSGKELIKGEPDASSFPNGGLRATFEARGYTAWDPTSYAFIKGKELCIPTAFCSYSGHALDKKTPLLRSMEALNKQALRILRLFGDKKTKCVRPFVGCEQEYFLITKEMYDKRPDLRYTGRTLFGAKPSKGQEMDDHYFGAIKPRVAAYMEELNEELWKLGVLAKTEHNEVAPAQHELAPIYTTANIATDHNQLTMEIMQKVARKHNLICLLHEKPFAGVNGSGKHNNWSIATDSGQNLLSPGETPYENAQFLLVLCAVIKAVDDYQDLLRIGVATAGNDHRLGANEAPPAVISIFLGDELTGVLEAIETDTPYQGVKATQMKLGVDVLPKFRRDTTDRNRTSPFAFTGNKFEFRMVGSSDSIACSNIMLNTAVAESLKIYADRLEGAADFETALHEMIRKTIKDHKRIIFNGNGYDGSWIKEAMEKRGLMNLRATPDAVPHLLDKKNVDMLTRHGVYSEEELKSRYEITLGNYCKTVIIEANTMADMARTQIAPAVEEYIAALANTASAKKVLDSTLDCGYEKELIWRLSVLNVKISVKVKELEESMQSLASVKEIGEKAALIRDTVLERMEELREGCDEAETLTAKKYWPYPSYGDLLFSVN; from the coding sequence ATGAGAACAGTATCAGAGTATTTTGGAAGCCTGGTTTTTGATGACAGGGAGATGAGAGCTGCCCTGACGGCGGAAGTATATGCTTCGCTTAGAAAAACCATAGATGAAGGAAGAAAGCTGGATATCACCGTGGCCAATGCGGTAGCGTTCGCCATGAAGGATTGGGCGTTATCCAAAGGGGCGACACATTTTACACACTGGTTTCAGCCGCTTACGGGAATTACTGCAGAAAAGCATGACAGTTTTATCATGCCGGCGCCGGACGGAGGAGTCATCATGGAGTTTTCCGGAAAGGAATTGATCAAAGGAGAACCGGATGCTTCCTCCTTCCCAAACGGAGGACTCAGGGCAACTTTTGAGGCCAGAGGGTATACTGCCTGGGATCCTACCTCTTATGCTTTTATCAAAGGAAAAGAACTGTGCATCCCCACGGCTTTCTGTTCTTACAGCGGACATGCGCTGGATAAAAAGACGCCGCTTCTGCGGTCAATGGAAGCTCTGAATAAGCAGGCTCTTCGAATCTTGAGGCTTTTTGGGGACAAAAAGACCAAATGTGTCCGTCCTTTTGTGGGCTGCGAACAGGAGTATTTCCTAATTACTAAGGAGATGTACGACAAACGTCCGGATCTACGGTATACGGGAAGGACTCTGTTCGGAGCGAAGCCCTCAAAAGGGCAGGAGATGGATGATCATTATTTCGGCGCTATCAAACCAAGGGTGGCTGCCTATATGGAAGAACTGAACGAAGAGTTGTGGAAACTGGGAGTTCTGGCGAAGACTGAGCACAACGAGGTGGCTCCGGCTCAGCATGAGCTGGCTCCGATCTATACGACTGCAAATATCGCCACAGATCACAATCAGTTGACGATGGAAATCATGCAGAAAGTGGCCAGGAAACACAATCTGATCTGTCTGCTCCATGAAAAGCCCTTTGCAGGCGTCAATGGAAGCGGAAAACATAACAACTGGTCCATCGCCACGGATTCAGGACAGAATCTTCTTTCTCCCGGGGAGACACCCTATGAGAACGCTCAGTTTCTTCTTGTCTTGTGTGCCGTCATCAAAGCGGTGGATGATTACCAAGATCTTCTGCGTATCGGAGTGGCCACAGCGGGAAATGATCACCGCCTAGGAGCAAACGAGGCGCCGCCGGCTGTCATATCCATTTTCTTGGGAGACGAACTGACAGGAGTTCTAGAAGCGATCGAGACGGACACGCCATATCAGGGTGTGAAAGCGACTCAGATGAAATTAGGGGTAGATGTGCTACCGAAGTTTAGACGAGACACCACAGACCGAAACAGGACATCGCCGTTTGCGTTCACCGGAAATAAATTTGAGTTTCGAATGGTCGGTTCCTCTGACAGTATTGCCTGTTCCAATATTATGCTCAATACGGCGGTTGCTGAGTCTTTGAAAATTTACGCGGACAGACTAGAGGGCGCGGCAGATTTTGAAACTGCTCTCCATGAAATGATCCGAAAGACCATCAAAGATCACAAGCGTATCATTTTCAACGGGAATGGATATGATGGAAGCTGGATTAAGGAAGCCATGGAGAAAAGAGGGCTGATGAATCTAAGGGCGACGCCCGATGCGGTTCCCCATCTGCTCGACAAAAAAAACGTGGACATGCTGACTAGGCACGGGGTATACAGCGAAGAGGAATTGAAATCTAGATATGAGATCACTTTGGGTAACTACTGCAAAACAGTGATTATTGAGGCGAATACCATGGCGGATATGGCAAGGACTCAAATTGCCCCGGCAGTGGAAGAGTATATTGCGGCTCTCGCGAATACGGCGTCTGCGAAAAAGGTGCTGGATTCCACACTAGACTGCGGGTATGAAAAAGAGCTTATATGGAGGCTCTCTGTTTTGAACGTCAAAATCTCTGTCAAGGTAAAGGAACTGGAAGAGTCGATGCAGTCTCTTGCGTCTGTGAAAGAGATCGGGGAGAAAGCAGCTTTGATTCGGGATACAGTACTTGAGAGGATGGAAGAACTGAGAGAGGGCTGCGATGAGGCGGAGACCCTTACGGCGAAAAAATATTGGCCATATCCCTCTTACGGCGATTTGCTGTTCAGCGTAAACTAA
- a CDS encoding alanine racemase encodes MIFDKEIVEEQAKRYDSFYLYDERKIVDSIRRLKQHFPNIEFLYSIKCNSNPYVINSVFAQGLGADAASAGEVRKAVAAGQKKEKIYYSAAGKSMEDIESTMESAVLIADSIEEIKRIQFAAKHRNLVVEIGIRINPNFSFYKNEGMPSKFGIDEEEALAFLRENRFPNVRVTGIHVHLRSQELNTELLARYYENVLELARRVQKVTDVSLDYVNMGAGMGIPYAVKDRALNLKELGQSVEAAVARFREEFPGIRAMIETGRHVVGKAGVYVTKVMDRKVSHAKTYIILKNTLNGFIRPSLACLVERYWQGQQSPEGSEPLFTGTDAFQFLTLRERKPAERVDLVGNLCTATDIIAENLVMPRLECGDVVVITNAGAYAAVLSPVQFSTQIRPIELFLNEDGNVVEESFTPKLEESLSGQEP; translated from the coding sequence GTGATATTTGATAAGGAAATAGTAGAAGAACAGGCGAAACGATATGACAGTTTTTACCTGTATGACGAGAGAAAAATTGTTGATAGCATTCGGAGGTTGAAACAGCATTTTCCAAACATAGAATTTCTGTATTCCATCAAATGTAATTCCAATCCTTATGTCATCAATAGTGTTTTCGCCCAGGGATTGGGAGCAGATGCTGCAAGCGCCGGTGAAGTGCGAAAAGCTGTTGCGGCTGGTCAGAAAAAAGAGAAGATCTATTATTCCGCAGCAGGAAAATCCATGGAAGATATCGAGAGCACAATGGAGTCCGCAGTCTTGATTGCTGACAGTATCGAAGAAATTAAGAGGATTCAGTTTGCGGCGAAGCACAGAAATCTCGTGGTAGAGATTGGGATACGAATCAACCCGAATTTTTCTTTTTACAAAAATGAGGGAATGCCTTCTAAGTTCGGCATTGATGAGGAAGAGGCGTTAGCCTTTTTGAGAGAAAATCGTTTTCCTAATGTGAGAGTGACGGGTATTCATGTGCATTTGCGCAGCCAGGAGCTGAACACAGAGCTTTTGGCTAGGTATTATGAGAATGTTCTCGAGTTGGCAAGACGGGTGCAAAAGGTGACAGATGTGTCTTTGGACTATGTGAATATGGGGGCTGGCATGGGGATTCCTTATGCGGTCAAAGATAGAGCGTTGAATTTAAAAGAGCTGGGCCAATCTGTCGAGGCCGCAGTTGCCAGGTTCCGTGAGGAATTTCCCGGCATAAGAGCCATGATTGAGACGGGACGCCATGTGGTAGGAAAAGCGGGGGTCTATGTGACAAAGGTGATGGATCGAAAAGTGTCCCATGCGAAGACATACATCATTTTGAAGAATACTTTAAACGGTTTTATTCGCCCCTCTTTAGCCTGCCTGGTAGAACGGTATTGGCAGGGCCAGCAGTCTCCTGAGGGAAGTGAACCTCTCTTTACCGGCACAGATGCATTTCAGTTTCTTACACTGCGTGAGAGGAAGCCTGCTGAGAGGGTGGATCTGGTAGGAAATCTTTGTACGGCAACAGATATCATTGCAGAGAATCTTGTGATGCCTCGTTTGGAATGTGGAGATGTTGTGGTCATAACGAATGCGGGGGCCTATGCTGCTGTTTTGTCACCGGTGCAGTTTTCCACTCAGATACGGCCTATAGAATTGTTTTTAAACGAAGATGGCAATGTCGTGGAAGAATCTTTTACTCCCAAGCTTGAAGAAAGTCTTTCGGGACAGGAGCCGTAA
- a CDS encoding xanthine phosphoribosyltransferase codes for MQLLQDRIRKDGKIKEGNVLKVDSFLNHQMDIQLFEEIGKEFKRRFEGEKINKILTIEASGIGIACVVAQSFGVPVVFAKKNQTKNIAGDVYTTKVESFTHGRVYDIIVAKEFLGKGDRVLLIDDFLANGMALEGLAELVQLSGAELVGAGIVIEKGFQQGGDLLRSQGIRIESLAIIDSMNEKTGEIVFRD; via the coding sequence ATGCAGTTATTACAAGATCGGATTCGCAAGGATGGCAAAATCAAAGAGGGAAACGTATTAAAAGTAGACAGCTTTTTGAATCATCAGATGGATATTCAGCTGTTTGAAGAGATTGGGAAAGAATTTAAGCGCCGCTTTGAAGGAGAGAAAATCAATAAAATTCTGACGATTGAGGCTTCCGGAATTGGAATCGCCTGTGTGGTTGCCCAGTCTTTTGGAGTTCCGGTGGTTTTCGCGAAGAAGAATCAGACCAAAAATATTGCCGGAGATGTCTACACGACAAAGGTGGAATCCTTTACCCATGGACGTGTCTACGATATTATCGTGGCAAAGGAATTTTTGGGAAAAGGGGACAGGGTTCTTTTGATTGACGATTTCTTGGCCAATGGAATGGCGCTGGAAGGACTGGCAGAGCTGGTTCAGCTTTCAGGGGCCGAGTTGGTGGGAGCAGGAATTGTCATTGAAAAAGGATTTCAGCAGGGCGGTGACTTGCTGCGCTCCCAGGGAATCCGCATAGAGTCTTTGGCAATCATAGATTCCATGAATGAGAAAACCGGTGAGATTGTATTCAGAGATTGA
- a CDS encoding ANTAR domain-containing response regulator, with amino-acid sequence MCLKKSVYSTLIVSASANFNTALYGLLPESKCSPAHTCSSISAAKRVFAEQEFDFVLINSPLPDDTGVRFAIDVCKSKNCVALLLVRSELHDEIYEKVFPWGVFTLAKPTSRTALIRALDWMVSTRERLRNLEKKALSIEEKMEEIRLVNHAKWLLISQRQMNESAAHRYIEKQAMNRCLTKREVSLEIIQNGS; translated from the coding sequence ATGTGTCTGAAAAAAAGCGTGTACAGCACCCTGATTGTTTCCGCATCGGCAAATTTCAATACAGCACTGTATGGTCTGCTCCCAGAATCCAAATGTTCCCCTGCCCACACCTGTTCCAGCATAAGCGCTGCAAAGCGGGTTTTCGCGGAACAGGAATTTGATTTTGTTCTGATTAACTCCCCTCTTCCCGACGATACCGGCGTGCGTTTCGCCATCGACGTCTGCAAATCCAAAAACTGTGTCGCCCTTCTTCTCGTCCGCTCAGAACTGCATGACGAGATTTATGAAAAAGTATTTCCCTGGGGCGTTTTTACCCTTGCGAAACCCACTTCCAGGACGGCTCTTATCCGTGCTCTCGACTGGATGGTCAGCACCAGGGAACGTCTGAGAAATCTGGAGAAAAAAGCCCTGTCCATCGAAGAAAAAATGGAAGAAATTCGCCTGGTAAATCACGCGAAATGGCTCCTTATCAGTCAGCGGCAGATGAATGAATCTGCCGCACATCGTTATATCGAAAAACAGGCTATGAACCGTTGCCTGACAAAACGTGAGGTTTCTTTGGAAATCATCCAAAACGGTTCGTGA